Within the Rosa rugosa chromosome 2, drRosRugo1.1, whole genome shotgun sequence genome, the region TATGGTGGGAGCAACAAGGTGGTGTAAGGTTATATGAACGATGGAGAAAAGAAGCAGCCATATTGAGGATCCCATTTCTCTTTTAAACTCAAAACTAGTTCACATATTAACATTCTTTAGATGTCTTGAGCTTTaaattaggattaaattcagtttacccccctgaggtttgggggtaatttcatgttagtccctgtcctctcaatttaatcagtttacccctcaagcttttcaattctcctcaaccgtgtccattccgtctaatttggacgttaagtctgaaaaaaaaaagccactctaaaggctaaaattgtcatttcaaggaaaaaaaaacaccatgacaaaaaaaaaattcttcttcctttttttttgtcttttttttttctctctcattgaagaagaaaattttttttttgtcatggttttattttttttaattctctctcattgaagaagaagaagaagaattttttttaattttcatttcaaggaaaaaaaaacaccatgacaaaaaaaaattgtcatggttttttttttttttaattctctctcattgaagaagaagaagaagagaattaaaaaaaaaaaaccatgacaaaaaaaaatcttcttcttcttcttcaatgagagagaattaaaaaaaatgaccaaaaaaaaaattcttcttcttcaatgagagagaaataaaaaaattaaaaaaaccataaaaaaaaaaagaagaattttttttttgtcgtggtgttttttttccttgaaatgacaatttaaaaaataaaattattcttcttcgaattcttcttcaatgagaaagaatttagaaaaaaaaattcttcttcttcttcttcaatgagggagaaataaaaaaaacaaaaatattttttttttgtcatggtttttttttccttgaaatgacaattttagcccttaaagtgggctttttttgtcaaacttaacgtccaaattggacggaatggacacggttgagaAAAATTGGAAAGCTCAAGGGGTAAACtaattaaattgagaggacagggactaacatgaaatttcccccaaacctcagggggtaaactgaatttaatcctttaaaTTAAGACTAGTTAGCTAGCATGATCAATCTCCATTCTATAGAAACGAACACTACTAGCATACGCCTCATAGGACACTGTCATTTTTCTGTATCTTTTGCTCTTGAGGATACGAATAACCGTATTTAAAAGTCATTAGATACGGTGCAGCCACGGAATGAAAAATGGTATTCTCTATAGCAGGCTCCACTAACCAAAAGCGCCACGCTTTTAACTTTGGTGTgtcagttttttatttttattttaaatattgtattaatttttttctctctcctcattttctgttaatttcaatttcttcatGGGGTCCACCTTAATTatcattttttatcttttttttcttttcttttcattatatCTGCTTCATTTTACAATATTAATTGTATTTCTTTTTGGTCgaaataattttaattttaatttttgttcgATCAAGCCGCCGACATCGGGAGCCCCgccgtctctctctcttcctccttctctttctccctCCTCCCCCTTCTTAACTTCCTCCGCCACACAAATCTCCTCTGCTGAACGTACCCATATCTCTCTGTTGTTGAATTCACCCAACCATATCTCTCTCCCAGATTGAGCCTCTAAATTCTCTATGTCCACtgttcaaaaaaagaaaaattacctacgatcccctctctctctcttcctcattCATGTCAAAATCTGAAAACTTTGAAGTTTTTAACTGCTCTGGACTTTTGAAGCTTCTCAAACTGCCGCAATCGCCCACCAAGATTGATCCACCCTACAATCACGTCACACCTTATCAAAATCATTGTAATCTCTTACGGAAACTTCATTAGGGGACAGGGGCTTACACATTACATACCTCGTGGATTGATCGACGATTTGATGTTCACTGGGCAGATCTTTGCTAAGAATGAAACCAGATGCAGCAAAGAAAATGTTATTGAGGCCTAGAACAACTGAACAACCTAATTGGAATTTGCCTTGAAGAATTAAACCCACAATTTAAATTATTACGGATAAGTGGATAACCATCAGCTTTTAATTAAGATTTTCGTATAATAGTAATTATATACCAAAAGTTACTTCTAGAAATACCATTACTTTGAATGTTAAAtgaaattttattattttatgctATTATGAATGATATATTAATGATTTAATATTCAAAGATATTATATTTCCATACCAATTAAAGTATCAAATAGCACAAGTCACAGTTTTCAGTGTATAGTTTAGACATGTAAAACAGTGTTCAAAATCAAAAGACAGGGATAATatattaatttaattttttattttctaataaatACGAACTTGCATATCATAAAGTCTCATaatattatttttcaatttttttctctctgttgATACGGTTGCAAGAAAAAGATGATTAATTTGTAattttaaataaattaataaatagtTAGGTAATATTACTCCACACCCTTAACCGTATCTATATAATATATTTATCTGAATATTTAATATAATACATCAATTTAGTATTTTACATAGCAATGAATACGGATTTTTatctttaatatatatattagattattttgttgattatattttttattttgtcacaGTTATCAGTaaggctgtcaattccgacacgacccgataacacgactcgaaacccgcacgattaaaaagcggatcggccgtgggtcaacccgccatgacccatttaataaatgggtcgacCATGGATCAACCtaccaacacgaagtgaacccgtataacccgattatgctatacttttttaaaaaaatttttgGACAttaggagtatttgatcataggattagacaatttgaaatattttgctttattattattatatttaattatttatgaattatatataattatttatatttttcgtcTTGTGAAGTttctagtgaatttaatcaatttattcattttttttagttaaatgggtcgcattgttaacccttaaatgagtcattttgtctaacacgacatgacctatttattaaatgggttaagcgggttggaaacgggtaacccgtttaataaataggttgggtttgagttttaatttttgacacgattattaaatgggttgggtttgagtttgtatcttgtgacacgacaaataccttaacCCGACACGaaccattgacagccctagttaTCAGTATCCATTAAACAAATAacattaaaaatataaaagagtGTCATTTGCTCTGCTCAAATGATACGGTTAGAAAAGTGTATCCAAAGGGGGTGGCTACTAGAGATTTTTCTAGTAGTGGAAAATTCTATGTTGTCTCTATCTCAACCCGGCGGGACTAAAATATTTTAGTGCCATGTCGCTATTTTCTGAACTGTTTATGGTCTAGTCCTATCACATGTGGTTTAGGTGGTTCGTAGTACAATATTGACTAATCCTATTAAAACCTAACAAATTGACTATGCACAGTGAAGGTTATCAGAGCTTCAAAGAAACATGGAACCAGGGACACAGCAACTAGCTTTCAGGGGCTGTTTGTGAGAAGAAACAAACGCTGGTGGTGTTGACGTGGTTAGTGAAAAGGGTGAACACACCATATTGCAGTGCCAATATAACTATTTACCATATTGCCTGTATACTATTTACCAAGTCTCAATAAACATTCATATGTACCAGACAGATGAGTGAATTATTGCAGAAGCTAGTTTGGAGCATTTTATTCCCAGATATTATATTGATGTAGCTTACTTAATGGTAAAATATAGACGAAGGAAAAAATAATGTGAATTTTTGCAAGATcacagttggatttgagattaaCTTTAACGAAAAGGGACAgtcaaaatttgaaattacATAAACTATACAAAAACTAGATCTCCTCCACTGAAAGATACTTTGGACTGATCGAGCTACCAGCCCTCCACCAACATTGTGAGTTCCGAGTCCATCCTTGCATACAGGATGTAAAGAACAAAAAACTTAATTTAACTAATAGATAGACTTCTTCACTTGCAAACTTACCAAGCAGAAAGCTTTAGTTCACAACTCTTTCTCCACCTCAGTTCCAGTTTTAACTTCCTCAGAGAAGATTGTAGTAATAACCACGTGCTAGAAACACCATAAATGACAATACTAGAACAAAGTGGTATTCACCTGATCAGTAACTGACTAAGAAAATTATGCTAAATTTGGATGTAATGGTTCCTCAACTTTCtgaatttattaattttaattCCCATTAGATAAAAAGGTACAAATCTAGTGcttcaattcttcttcttcaaaaattgggttgtttttctttttttatttcctcACTTAATCACCTGCAAATTGTGATTTTGTACATTCAAGCCCTCCCCTCTCATCTTTCTTCCTTCGATTATTCTTCTGCAGTTCCCCTCCACTTTGGTGGCTTGCTCATATATTTGATCTACGTCCCCAAGTTCTAGTCAATTTCTTGACTTGTTATTTCTTTCTAGTCAATTCTTGACATGTTTCTTGTTTTTTCGATGACTCTTGACTTTTTCTGCTCTTAATGGTTTTTGATTTTTCGGTATTGTGCCTTTTACTGATTCTAGTCAATGGATTCACAAGAGCTAGAGAAAACAAGGGAAGCAAAACAACAAAGCAATAAAACAGAGACAAGCTACAAGGATAGAACTAGAGAGCAGAGCAGCAAACAAAACGACCTAGTTACCAAAGAACCAGCAACTAGAAAATTCAAATTGGTCATTTAGATCATTAACAAAGAAAACCATATAAGATAAGAAGGACATCAACTTTAACCATTTGACCTCAACCTCAGCTGATAGATATACATAAACTTTCTGCAACACTATTGATTTTGATGGAACCATCAAGCTCAGACGTTCACTTAAACATATAAAGGCTAGGGGTCTCCATTAATGGTAGTAAATTAAAATAGTTGGTCCCCTAGCGTGGATGAAGTTCAGTAATATCTGAAACCGCAGACACATACACAGAGCTTTCAGATTTAGCAGATGTCTCAATAAGTCTGAATCCCGACCCTGATGTGTCTGAATCAGTGTTATAATGCCAACAATATGGAGGTCGTGAAGGTACTGAGATTGTGAGAGAATGACTGTTAAGCATGGAAGCAACTGCAGCCATGGTTGGCCTATCATTCATATTTTCTTGGACACATAATAAACCAATGTGGATGCATCTGATTATTTCAGATCTTGAGCCTGCTGTTAACATCGGATCTATGATATTTATAATTGTATCATCCATCCAATTTCTCCAGGCCTGTAAAAATTACGAaaatatttcagaaaaaaatATACTTAGTTGCAAGCTATAGGGATAAATAGAGAAGTAATGTAACAAGTTCATTATATATTCCTACTCACATAGCTTAATAGGTCGTCCTCATTTTCACCATTCCGGAAACTACTACTCTTCTTGCCAGTAGTTATTTCAAGAACTAACACACCAAAACTAAAGACATCTGACTTGACAGAAAAGCGCCCATGACTTGCATATTCAGGTGCCATGTATCCACTGTATAATTACATCCAAATTAGAAATGCAATTATTTTGGctcttaaaataaataaaaaactgtAAGTTAGAGTGCCACATTCACTTACTAGGTCCCAACAATGCTTCTTGTATCTCCTTGAGTTTGATCCATCACAAACAACCTTGCCATaccaaaatctgcaattttaggGTTCATATCTTCATCCAACAAAATGTTGTTGGGTTTGAGATCACGGTGAATAATTCGAAGTCGAGAATCTTCATGGAGGTAAAGAAGACCACGAACAATTCCTCCTATGATTTTGTAACGTGTTTCCCAATCCAAATGTCCATGAGTGGTTGGGTCTGAAAACAATTTGGTTAGAACATATGTAATGTGTATGTGTTAATTGTTGTGTACCTTACTTTTATCTACCATATATAAAGTTTAGAAGAAATTATAACTATGAAATACATATACTAAGGATGTAGAGGATACCATACCAAAAATGAAGTGATTAAGACTTTTATTAGGTATATATTCGTAAATGAGGAGCCTTTCTTCTCCTTTCAAGCAAAAGCCTAAGAGCCTCACTAAGTTCCGGTGTTGAAGTTGAGCAACTAACGTGACTTCATTTTTAAATTCACGATCACCCTGTTCAGAACTCTTAGAGAGTCTTTTCACAGCTATATTTCGTCCGTTATGTAGTCTACCCTGAAAGTAagtttattaaattacaaaaaaaaaattttaagaaaACAATTATTTGGGTTATCATATACAGTACCACAACAAAAAATAGTTGTTACCACTTCAAAGGTTAACAAATTAGCAAAAGCATATACAATTGCAATTGAAAAAGTAAAGCTCTGTTTTTATTACCTTGTAAACAGCTCCAAATCCACCTTGTCCAAGCTTATTTTCATCAGAAAAGTCATTCGTTGCCGATCTTATAGCTTCAAAGTCATATTGTAACGATTCCACGAGGCTAATTTCTTCAGAAATATCATCTGAAAAGGTACAACttagatggaaaaaaaaaatcgtttgAAAACACCATACTAGACAAATTCGAACATTCTCCAAACACCAGAGACAGTCCAACTTACAGTCACGTTTTACCCTTAGCTGCTTGACTCTTGAGAAAATGCATATGCCACCGAGAAGCATAGTGACAAAAGCAATCACAACCtcagtgatgatgatgatatttCTTTTTGTGTTACTCTTCTTTCCTGCAGAAAATCAGAAGGGGTAATAGGGGTCACTCCACGGTTCCCGTAAATAATTTCGAGGCATGATACCTtgtctatttttgttttttggtgttAGGCATGATACCTTGCCTATTGTATGGATGTACTTTTTCTAAGATAAGATGGCTTGCTTAGATATACATAATATCATACGAAAATATTTATGGGTGTGTGTGTACCTTGCTTAGGTGGAAGTACTGGAGTTGTTGGAGTAACTGGAGCTGAAATGTTTACTTCTGAATCGGCTGTAGACTTGTAGAAAAGACCGTACTCAAACCTTATATTACAACTTGGTTTAAGAACTCTTGTTCCTGACTTTCCACCGCAGCATAGTGGAATAGCAGAGATGCAACTGTTTAGGCAATTACTGCAATTGACTTTGTCTATGTCCGGAGTGCACTGCGCATGTGCATATATCGTTTCGTATCCCGGAACAATTGCATGTCCTGTTGCATATTTTTTTCGAGAATCACCTGAAGTAGCTCTGTCTCTTAAAATTTCCAACAAGGGGTTGAGCACCTGCAGGAACGCTTGCGCGTTTAACGCGTTGTGCGGGCTGGCCAGATATATAAAAGGGTCCTCTTCCACAATACCAAATATTGAGTCTTGAGAGTACCGTATCATGCAAGGCTCTGCCCATAAGATTGCTTCCGTTTTATATGAACAGTTTCGCAGGAGAATATGAGTGGAGTCGCTGATACAGCTACTACATTCTCCGAGTGCAAGATCTCCTCTGCACAATGCAATGGCATTCACTTTGTTGGAGCCTTGTCCAAGAGAAGAGTTGTGAAAGCCATAGTTGGCTTGATTTTGGGAGTTGTTGGAAAAGGAGGAGAGAAGGCTGATGAGGTTTTGTTGGTAGATGCTGCCATTAGCGTAATTGCGGGAATCAGCACAGCTCCAGCACAATTCAGCTGCCGAAGTGCATGAGACGTCACCTTTTGTTATGGCTTGAGCAACAAGGTGGTGTAAGGTTATGGgaacgaagaagaagagaagcagcCACATTGAGGATCCCATATCTCTTTAAACTCGAAACTAGTTAGCAAGCATGATCAACCCACTCTCCATTTATTCTATCTTATCTCTATCTCAACCACACCTTTAGTCCCATGTCGGCATGTCCGGAACCGTCCTCAACTGTTTATAGTCTAGTCCTATAATATGtggttttggtggtttgtgCCTTTGTGGTACAATATTGACTAATCCTACTAAAGCAAACAAATTGACTATGCATACTGCTTTCCAATGGTGCATGTCTGTGGGGCTGTTTAAAATCACCGCTAAAATTAATTGTGAGAAGAAACAAACGTTTGTTGTGCTGTTGTTCTGAAAAAGGCGAACACGCCACATTGCAGTGCCCACATCTATTTTACCATATTGCCTGTATGATATATACCAAGTCTCAATTAACATTCCTATGTACCAAtgacaatttttattttaaacgAACCTCATGCACTGACAGATGTGTGCATTAGGGCAAGAAGCTAATTGGGAAATAAGCAACCAACTAGTTGTGAAAATATAGGAATTCCAACTCTTGATAAACAAAATTTTTCCAACAACATGAAGCACACACTAGTACATGATAAAAATCTATTGAGCAAAATAGCCGGTACCAAAACAGAACAATCAAATAAACAGAACATGTAAAAAGTAAAATCAACTCTAAGCCTTCTCCTTGGAGGCAGTTGCAGCAGCTTGTCCTCTGAGCCGACCAGTTCTCCTGGCAGCAATGAGACCAACCTTCTGCCCAGGAGGAGCATCACGCCTGACTGTGCTAGCATGACCAATATGCTGGTGGTTACCTCCTCCGTGAGGATGCTCAACAGGATTCATAGCCACACCACGCACCTTAGGCCAGCAGTTCCTCTTCACTCTGAACTTGTGGTAAGCATTACCGGCCTTGAGCATAGGCTTCTCAGTTCTGCCTCCACCTGCAACTTGACCAATCATGGCACGGCAACCACTTGGAACAATCTTCTTGGCACCAGAAGGAAGCTTGATTCTACAcaaaacaatataaacaaaaaacaatcaACTTCCACATTTGGATACATGTAGTTTAACATCACACAAATCAACACCGCTTTATATAGATACACAAACACAGCCAGGAAGTTTCATCTCAAAGCAACCTAGATGAGCTGAGATAAGTATCCCACACATACATTGTACAATACCAATCATGTGACAATATACCATCACACACCGCATTACAATGCAAAAGCTTTTCTTTTTCAATCATCACAGTTGAAAAGTAAGTCCTCTATAAATTTGTATAATTATCGAACAACCTACATTGCGATTGTGAACTCTACATTCTTTTCATAAGGATTATAAACAGTGCGATTGTGAACTCTACATTCTTTTGATAAGGATTATATACCAAGTCAGAATCTCACTATCGAAAAATCTAATCTTTACTAGTAAAGTGCTAACTTGCATTCGATGCAACTCAaagcaaaaattaaattaaCACCAAATCCAGGAACCAAATTACTAGCTACTACACAAATCTGATGCAATGTGATTTTCGATCAATTATCGAAAAGACTAAATCAACCTAACAAATTCATTAGAGACTGAGAAACAAACCTTGAGGTATCATTATCAGGGTTGTGACTGATAATCACGGCGTAATCCCCCGAAGCCCTAGCTAGGGTTCCGCGGTCGCCGACGTGGTGCTCGACATTACACACCACAGCTCCCTCGGGAATAGATCTGACCGGCAACACATTTCCGACGACCAAATTGGCCTTCTTCCCGCAGTAAATAAACTGGCCGGTGTAAAGCCCCTCGGCGGCGACGAAGAGCTCGTTCTGCTTCTTGTACCGGAAAGGGTGACGGAAGCTGACGCGAGCGAGCGGGGCACCGCGACCGGGGTCGTGGATGATGTCGGTGACGACGCCCTTGAGGTAGCCGTTGCGCTCGCCGTAGTCGAGGGAGCGGAAGCGGGCCGGGCCCTTGCGGTGGTGGGTGTGGGACTTGAAGACGGAGCCCGCTCCCTTACGTTGAGCTCTGATGACGCGACCCATTGACGGTGGCTCTGGCTCGACCCTAGGGTTTCGTTCTCTCTGTCTATGGAGTGAAAGAGTAACAGGGGCGGCACTCTGTTAAACCCTAATGTATGTGGGTATTTATATGTGGCCTCATCGTTGAGTTGAATGGGCCTGACGTTCTTTTGGGTATGAAGTGGGCTTTCTTTAAGTTCGGCTGGACTGACGGGCATGTTCAAAGCAGGGTCCGAAAGCCGGTTCCTTTTCCTCTACATGTTTTTTGCTCGATATTTTTATGATAATgtcttttgttttggtttttaataaacaaaatgCATATTGTAACTTTGCAACTAAGTGTGGAGGGAAGAGGTCTCAGGGCTTCCCTACACTAGGAAGACGTTTTCCCTGGGTTGTTTGGGCTcttgtttatgtttttcttaTCAATTTGTACTTTTGTAGTTTGTTTCGTTTCGGAACAGACTAGCAATAACTAAACtcgatattttctttttattaaaaaagtCGTATAATTAATAACAATGAGTGATATATAACAATGAGTTATAATGTGGGTCCCAAATTCAGTTTTATTATTTCTCTACATGTTTTCTGagcttattattattttgaaaagcatgatttcttttattttatttttttataaaggGAGTAAATATAATGAATCACTCTTTAAcagtgataaataaagtcatcACCTAAATGATGCACATAGCACAGCATTCAACGATCATAGCCACAAAAGGGAAACATCGTCACCAACGGAGCAATAGTGCATAACGTTTAGGCATGAGATGAAACTTAAAGGTGAACTCAAACACTCAGCCACCGCTCAAACATCACCAAGGCCATCCACTCCGAACTCCAAACACAATTATAGCCCACGCACCAACACCATGCACGAGCACCACAACACCACAAACTGCCTCACCATCTAGTCTCCCACATAGGAAGACCCACCTCCACCACCCAAATCTAGGTCTAAACTCAAAAGGATTATAAATAAGACATCTTCCCCAACCACCAATATCATCACCAACACAGAAATTGAGATCTCGTAGACGACGGTAAAAAGCACATACTACTTTCACAACTATCAAAATTATTCATTCATATAGCCTTGCCAATAGGGAGGCTATATCAACCACCATATATTAAGCTTATCCTCATAATCTTTTAGCAGAAAACGTAAATAATTGGAAAACTTTATATACGCAACCAAATATAAAGCTAGCAATTACATTGAAAGATACATGAACAAACTCAAATTAATCAAGGTATTCCAGATTGAGTTCGTGAGCTTGAAATTAATGGTTTAGAATAACCACCATCAAAACCCCTAATACACTAAATCAGTAAATCCTCAACCCTAATTCACTAGTGTGTCACTTTAAAATCAGATATTTATCTATGATTGTGAAAATATGGGATTTTTTGGAATTTTGTAGGTCTGTTGTTTGTATAAAAGGCCCATGACTCCCTAAGTTATTCAAGGGTCCATTTTTTGTTAGCTCATTCCCTGGAGATTGAATATTCTGTAAAGCCCACTAGTGTTGATATGCATCCTACTTTATATATAAGAAGTAATTGGCAGTCACCTCACTGCGATAGATATCTATGATATCATtatggttttgtttttcttggtcGCTTTTGTGGTGAAGTTTTTGTAAACCGCCTTTTCTGAGTtgttttagttaatttcctccaatattTAACTTGTGTCCTGCATTTCTAGTAGTATTGAAAACttgttgcagacttgcagtgAACGAATGATCTCATCTCTAACTAGTTACATGGTGTTGTTGCTAGTAAACTCAATACTACTGTTACTTGAAATCAACTTTTTATTGGCAACAACTTGAGATCAACTTAGTGCCGCTAATTATCAAAGCATGTCATCTAGTGGTTGAACCACAAATGATCTTGGGAGACTTGTTTTTGGTGAAGAATCTAAGGAataaagttttttgtttttttttttctgggtctTTGAATGGTTGAACGAGAAGTAAAATATATGAAAATCATTAATTAGACATGATATAAGTTTCTATTATACCTTCATAGTTGATATGCGCCTTATAATAAGAGGTTACAATAACATACAATACTCATTTCCAAAGTTGTAGAATAGATGTGATTATCAGGAAGACTATATTTCATGTTATAGTCATAACAAAATGAGATGAATatgcattctcaaaaaaaaaaaaaaaagagataaataTGGCAATGCTCCACACACAACATATTAGTTAGAATCATATGAATGGATCTTTACTGATAGTATGATGCTCTGTTTTATCTGTGAGAACATACATCATAAGCAATATAAGCATTACACAGCTGAAAACATACACACACACCTAcacaccccaaaaaaaaaaaaaaggcatttagataaaaacaaatcaacaatcttGACTTCTTAGCAATCGCCTTATGTGATCACTTCTGATTATAATCACAAATTATTTGGTCCCGTGGTGATTAGTGAAGGGGGACACTTGTGAGAAGATCTTTTTGAAAGTCGTAAGGTTACACTATTTGAACAAAACATGTAATAATGACATCTTTTATTGGGTTTGTTtctaagttttatttttttttaattaaagaaataaCTTTATATAATAACTCAATAGGGTTGATTACAATCAAATCGTAACACATCCAGAAAAATATTCTGGAGTGTTATCCAAACTAAAGGAACTAGTTCTAAACTCAAGCATGAATGATCATTaaatacccttccgctgccattagTATAGACAAACAAGAATTTGTGGTGGTACCACGTGGTACATAGAAGATTAGAAGTAGGTCAACTCATTTAACATTCTATGCTCACTTATTCTAAGCATGCCTATCTTATTATGACTTAAACAATTgcatagtaaataggcacagTACATAAAAGACTTAAATGGAAGGCTAAAAAAAAGTTGTATGACCCCATAACCTCCACCTGGATCCCATAACCGAAACCCTAGTAAGCCGGAGCCCGTCTGTTTGGTCCAAACTTGGGCCCAAATCCACAATTTAGACACCCAATCTGTTATGGGCACCCAaaatgatttggacacccaaagcTCCCTTGATTTGGGCTGTATACTTGACTTGGGCCATACAACAAATTTGGACCACCCAGTCGAGTTGGGCCTCAAAATTGATCTTGACACCCAACCTAGATTAGGCACACCCTCTCCTGCCCTGATCACTTTCACgacctccaccgccgccgcacATACGAGATGCAAGCCATTCCGTCTCTAACCCGGATCCTTGATTGAATTCAGGTCCCTCAAAACTTGAATCCAATGCCGAGAATCAGCAAGAGTTTTTTTCCACCTTGAGACGCCCCCGACGCGGTCGAGTCTGACCAACGTCATCAGACTCATCTTCCCCTACAAGCTTGCTTCGGTGATGAACCACCAACCTCACCATTTTCCTTAGATCCCAGAgttcaactaaggcaaaacgaGGCCTCCTCACGTCCAAAACCGAGGGCCAACCTCCTGTCCACCCCCCTCTTGAAGCAAATCGGAGATCCGATTCAACAGAAATGACGGATGCTAGAGCACCATACTGCTAATTGCCGCAAACTCTACTAGCTTTTAGGAGCAAGCCACCACTGCCCTCAATTTGCTATTATGGCCTATGAAAGAAAAATGACTCGCCTGCCTGAATGTAGGTTTCGCTGTGTaggtttctttttattttctttttgtcctTTGCAGGGTAAGGTCTAGTTCGCCTTAGTTTTGAAGTATATTCATTA harbors:
- the LOC133728009 gene encoding cysteine-rich receptor-like protein kinase 10 — translated: MGSSMWLLLFFFVPITLHHLVAQAITKGDVSCTSAAELCWSCADSRNYANGSIYQQNLISLLSSFSNNSQNQANYGFHNSSLGQGSNKVNAIALCRGDLALGECSSCISDSTHILLRNCSYKTEAILWAEPCMIRYSQDSIFGIVEEDPFIYLASPHNALNAQAFLQVLNPLLEILRDRATSGDSRKKYATGHAIVPGYETIYAHAQCTPDIDKVNCSNCLNSCISAIPLCCGGKSGTRVLKPSCNIRFEYGLFYKSTADSEVNISAPVTPTTPVLPPKQGKKSNTKRNIIIITEVVIAFVTMLLGGICIFSRVKQLRVKRDYDISEEISLVESLQYDFEAIRSATNDFSDENKLGQGGFGAVYKGRLHNGRNIAVKRLSKSSEQGDREFKNEVTLVAQLQHRNLVRLLGFCLKGEERLLIYEYIPNKSLNHFIFDPTTHGHLDWETRYKIIGGIVRGLLYLHEDSRLRIIHRDLKPNNILLDEDMNPKIADFGMARLFVMDQTQGDTRSIVGTYGYMAPEYASHGRFSVKSDVFSFGVLVLEITTGKKSSSFRNGENEDDLLSYAWRNWMDDTIINIIDPMLTAGSRSEIIRCIHIGLLCVQENMNDRPTMAAVASMLNSHSLTISVPSRPPYCWHYNTDSDTSGSGFRLIETSAKSESSVYVSAVSDITELHPR
- the LOC133732052 gene encoding large ribosomal subunit protein uL2x-like, whose amino-acid sequence is MGRVIRAQRKGAGSVFKSHTHHRKGPARFRSLDYGERNGYLKGVVTDIIHDPGRGAPLARVSFRHPFRYKKQNELFVAAEGLYTGQFIYCGKKANLVVGNVLPVRSIPEGAVVCNVEHHVGDRGTLARASGDYAVIISHNPDNDTSRIKLPSGAKKIVPSGCRAMIGQVAGGGRTEKPMLKAGNAYHKFRVKRNCWPKVRGVAMNPVEHPHGGGNHQHIGHASTVRRDAPPGQKVGLIAARRTGRLRGQAAATASKEKA